A region of Oryctolagus cuniculus chromosome 3, mOryCun1.1, whole genome shotgun sequence DNA encodes the following proteins:
- the LOC100355039 gene encoding myosin light polypeptide 6-like translates to MCIFTEDQATEFKEAFPLFDWTGDCKTLYSQCGDVIRALGQNPTNAKVLKVLGNPRSDEMNVKVLDLEYFLPMLQIVTKSKDQGIYKDYVEGLWMFDKERNGTSMGAEIYHVLVTWGEKMTEEEVEMLVAGHKGSSGHTNYKELIRMMPSG, encoded by the coding sequence ATGTGCATCTTCACTGAAGACCAGGCCACAGAATTCAAGGAGGCCTTCCCGCTTTTTGACTGGACAGGTGATTGTAAGACCCTGTACAGCCAGTGTGGGGATGTGATAAGGGCTTTGGGCCAGAACCCCACCAATGCCAAGGTGCTCAAAGTCCTGGGGAACCCCAGGAGTGATGAGATGAATGTTAAGGTGCTGGACCTTGAGTACTTCCTGCCAATGCTGCAGATTGTGACCAAGAGCAAGGACCAGGGAATCTACAAGGATTATGTTGAAGGCCTTTGGATGTTTGACAAGGAAAGGAATGGCACTAGCATGGGTGCTGAAATCTATCATGTCCTTGTCACATGGGGTGAGAAGATGACAGAGGAAGAAGTAGAGATGCTAGTGGCAGGGCACAAAGGCAGCAGTGGTCATACCAACTATAAAGAGCTTATCCGTATGATGCCAAGTGGCTGA